In Kazachstania africana CBS 2517 chromosome 4, complete genome, the following are encoded in one genomic region:
- the SKP1 gene encoding SCF ubiquitin ligase subunit SKP1 (similar to Saccharomyces cerevisiae SKP1 (YDR328C); ancestral locus Anc_5.371), whose product MSKSQSVVLVSGEGEKFTVDRKIAERSLLLKNYLNDMHDNALHDSDEDDSDEDLDKDEDEEIVMPVPNVRSSVLQKVIEWAEHHKDSVFPDEEDDDSRKSAPVDSWDREFLKVDQEMLYEIILAANYLNIKPLLDAGCKIVAEMIRGRSPEEIRRTFNIVNDFTPEEEAAIRRENEWAEDR is encoded by the coding sequence ATGTCTAAGAGTCAATCGGTCGTACTAGTTAGTGGAGAAGGTGAGAAATTTACTGTTGATCGTAAGATTGCAGAACgttcattattattgaaaaattatttaaatgataTGCATGACAATGCATTACATGATtcagatgaagatgattcGGATGAGGATTTagataaagatgaagatgaagaaattgtcaTGCCTGTGCCTAATGTGAGGTCTTCTGTTCTTCAAAAAGTTATAGAATGGGCTGAACATCACAAGGATTCAGTATTCCCTGATGAGGAGGATGAtgattcaagaaaatcCGCTCCTGTAGATTCCTGGGATCGCGAGTTCTTGAAAGTAGACCAAGAAATGTTATATGAAATCATTCTCGCAGCAAATTACTTAAATATTAAGCCTTTATTGGATGCTGGTTGCAAGATTGTAGCTGAAATGATTAGAGGGAGGTCACCTGAAGAGATCAGAAGAACTTTTAATATTGTCAATGATTTCACCCCAGAGGAAGAGGCTGCAATTAGACGTGAGAATGAATGGGCCGAAGATCGTTAA
- the PEX3 gene encoding Pex3p (similar to Saccharomyces cerevisiae PEX3 (YDR329C); ancestral locus Anc_5.372) yields the protein MSARDQRSLIQRHRGKLVFTLTMVSGFVMTTSMLIYCLKTWLVRQQRRFNEERFIKEQIKRRFQITQEDSLITVYELLPVVSMVLNDNDMDLNGIFGALKEKKNYNGNSDTMSYSTATAVGSDVPATKTKAELWSDLKVKSLIKVVTTSYVMSSLLLLAKLQLNMLTRREYLDTALRSQRIENQKSNNSSFLQWVTSTIISSVRISDNDLEDDTNKVDQVTYINEQAFLSLSWWLLNRGWLKYRSIVEREIDAQFKDLGPKDVLTLKEFSTKLNEVFYKINLETLDGLSNILLPEEKLESFVLQQTLDSGSFNVLANGQNIVLKRLINETQNYLKSNVSKIIMEQLINESFQYIMNSTEDKIKSKKKESDGKNQIALISICLKDVCNEMLVNGNLSINNAYLNQLNAINELNDLCVSVYSNFML from the coding sequence ATGTCAGCAAGAGATCAGAGGTCACTCATTCAAAGACACAGAGGGAAACTTGTATTTACCCTCACAATGGTCTCTGGTTTTGTTATGACAACTTCTATGCTTATTTACTGCCTCAAGACTTGGCTAGTGAGACAACAGAGACGATTCAACGAGGAACGGTTTATAAAGGAGCAGATCAAACGGAGGTTTCAAATTACTCAGGAGGATTCTCTCATAACAGTTTATGAGTTGCTACCAGTGGTATCCATGGTattgaatgataatgaCATGGATTTAAATGGTATATTTGGCGCTTTaaaggagaagaaaaattacaacGGTAATAGTGATACCATGAGTTATAGTACTGCTACCGCTGTGGGATCAGATGTTCCAGCTACAAAGACTAAAGCAGAACTATGGAGCGATTTGAAAGTAAAGAGTTTAATTAAAGTCGTGACGACGTCTTATGTGATGTCTTCGCTACTATTACTGGCCAAGCTGCAATTGAACATGTTAACAAGACGGGAGTATCTTGATACAGCGCTACGCTCTCAGAGGATTGAGAATCAGAAGTCAAATAACTCGAGTTTTCTGCAATGGGTTACGTCTACAATCATATCAAGCGTACGAATCAGTGATAATGATCTAGAGGATGACACTAATAAAGTCGATCAAGTTACATATATCAACGAACAAGCATTTTTATCTCTCTCATGGTGGCTATTAAATCGTGGCTGGTTGAAATATCGTTCAATCGTCGAGAGAGAAATTGATGCTCAATTTAAGGATCTTGGGCCTAAGGATGTATTgactttgaaagaattcaGTACAAAACTCAATGAAGTTTTCTACAAGATAAATTTAGAAACTTTGGATGGTTTATCTAATATACTTTTACCggaagaaaaattggaatctTTCGTATTGCAGCAAACGCTGGACAGTGGTTCTTTCAATGTCCTTGCCAATGGGCAGAATATAGTgctgaaaagattaataaACGAAACCcagaattatttgaaaagcaATGTTTCCAAAATCATAATGGAACAACTAATAAATGAGTCATTTCAATACATAATGAACTCAACAGAAGACAAGATTAAGTccaagaagaaagaaagtgaTGGTAAAAATCAAATAGCACTCATTTCAATATGCCTAAAAGATGTGTGTAATGAAATGCTTGTGAACGGTAACCTTTCCATCAACAATGCATATctgaatcaattgaatgCAATCAACGAGCTGAATGATCTATGTGTCAGTGTTTATAGTAATTTCATGCTCTAA